The Candidatus Roseilinea sp. genome contains a region encoding:
- the trpA gene encoding tryptophan synthase alpha chain, whose translation MTRQQQPTTHPQQPTTGDPRPHTGLAAIAAAFARAKAEGRPALMPYWSLGYPDVETSLRVIEAIARAGADLIELGVPFSDPLADGPVIQRANQIALERGITVSRGMQIAARARAAGVPIPFLAMGYLNPVVAYGEARYVADWQRAGADGLIVPDLPPEECGALKRECDARQMALVQFTAPTSTDARIGLATKYASGFIYVVSVAGVTGARDRLAEGLRDYVERVKARASGVPVAVGFGISKPEHVREVGQFADGVIVGAALIRAAGDAPDPARAAYEFVCGLRYWA comes from the coding sequence ATGACTCGCCAGCAACAACCGACGACTCATCCCCAGCAACCAACGACCGGCGACCCACGACCGCACACCGGACTCGCCGCCATCGCCGCTGCATTTGCCCGCGCCAAGGCCGAGGGCCGGCCGGCGCTCATGCCCTATTGGTCGCTGGGCTATCCCGACGTTGAAACTTCGCTGCGCGTGATCGAAGCCATCGCCCGCGCCGGCGCCGACCTGATCGAGCTCGGCGTGCCCTTCAGCGACCCGCTGGCCGACGGACCGGTCATCCAGCGCGCCAATCAGATCGCGCTCGAGCGCGGCATCACTGTAAGCCGAGGCATGCAGATCGCTGCGCGCGCCCGCGCGGCCGGCGTCCCCATCCCCTTCCTGGCGATGGGCTACCTCAACCCCGTCGTTGCCTACGGCGAGGCGCGCTACGTGGCCGACTGGCAGCGCGCCGGCGCCGATGGGTTGATCGTGCCCGACCTGCCGCCGGAAGAGTGCGGCGCGCTCAAGCGCGAGTGCGACGCGCGCCAGATGGCGCTGGTGCAGTTCACGGCGCCCACCAGCACCGATGCTCGCATCGGCCTGGCGACGAAATATGCCAGCGGGTTCATCTATGTCGTCTCGGTGGCCGGCGTGACCGGCGCGCGCGACCGGCTGGCCGAAGGGCTGCGCGACTACGTGGAGCGCGTGAAGGCTCGGGCCAGCGGCGTGCCGGTCGCGGTTGGCTTCGGCATCAGCAAGCCGGAGCACGTGCGCGAGGTCGGCCAGTTTGCCGATGGCGTGATCGTCGGCGCGGCGCTCATCCGCGCTGCCGGCGACGCGCCCGACCCGGCCCGCGCGGCATACGAGTTCGTCTGCGGCCTGCGATACTGGGCATGA
- a CDS encoding hypothetical protein (possible pseudo, frameshifted), with amino-acid sequence MALLEQPEYMIFSGSAAVDWGNTSGFGDGARPPLVAAYTAHSPHEQTQHIAFSLDRGRTWTPYGGNPVIAIGSREFRDPKLLWHAPSRRWIMACVLAVSAPGALLRLA; translated from the coding sequence GTGGCGCTGCTCGAACAGCCCGAGTACATGATCTTCTCCGGCAGCGCAGCAGTGGACTGGGGCAACACGAGCGGCTTTGGCGATGGCGCTCGTCCGCCGCTGGTCGCCGCCTATACCGCGCACAGCCCGCACGAGCAAACCCAGCACATCGCCTTTAGCCTCGACCGCGGGCGCACGTGGACGCCCTACGGCGGCAACCCCGTGATCGCCATCGGCTCGCGCGAGTTCCGCGACCCCAAGCTGCTCTGGCACGCCCCGTCGAGGCGGTGGATCATGGCCTGTGTGCTGGCCGTATCAGCACCGGGTGCGCTTCTACGGCTCGCCTAA